A part of Limihaloglobus sulfuriphilus genomic DNA contains:
- a CDS encoding peptidylprolyl isomerase gives MAKKFIIKTNYGSITLELDHENAPVTCRNFEHYVNKNFFDGTIFHRVIKGFMVQGGGMTSDMNQKPTDTPIVLESENGLKNDRGTIAMARTMDPNSATSQFFINHADNDFLNFAPGNPGYAVFGKVTEGMEVVDAIADVETGTKGYHQDVPMQTITIETVLPLE, from the coding sequence ATGGCAAAAAAATTTATCATCAAGACTAATTACGGAAGCATAACCCTTGAGCTTGACCATGAAAATGCACCTGTTACGTGCAGGAATTTTGAGCATTATGTGAACAAGAATTTCTTCGACGGAACCATTTTCCACCGTGTTATAAAGGGTTTCATGGTCCAGGGCGGCGGTATGACCTCGGATATGAACCAGAAACCGACAGATACGCCGATAGTTCTGGAATCAGAAAACGGGCTCAAAAACGACCGCGGCACAATCGCAATGGCACGTACAATGGACCCAAACAGCGCTACCTCACAGTTTTTCATCAACCATGCCGATAATGATTTTCTCAATTTCGCCCCCGGCAATCCCGGCTATGCGGTATTTGGTAAAGTCACAGAGGGCATGGAAGTGGTAGATGCAATCGCTGATGTAGAGACGGGAACCAAGGGCTATCACCAGGATGTACCGATGCAGACGATAACGATCGAAACGGTTTTGCCGCTTGAGTAG
- a CDS encoding phosphoribosyltransferase, translating to MASLDIICQEPVVFSDRRQAAHMLAEHIAGACGKEKPLILGIPRGGMVIAADIAAEVGGDLDIILTRKLGAPNNPELAIGAITETAETVLNDELICYLNVSSAYIENEKTSQKNLIAQRSSRYRGIYPKQPIKDRIVVLTDDGVATGATMRAAIWAAKAESPSKIILAIPVAPPDTAASLSREVDRTICISAPSNFGAVGMFYRDFNQVSDETVIRILENTAKR from the coding sequence ATGGCTTCGCTTGATATTATATGTCAGGAGCCGGTGGTATTCAGCGACCGCCGGCAGGCAGCGCATATGCTTGCTGAACACATTGCCGGGGCCTGCGGAAAAGAAAAGCCTCTCATTCTCGGCATTCCCCGCGGCGGGATGGTAATAGCAGCAGACATCGCGGCAGAGGTTGGCGGCGATCTTGATATTATACTGACCCGAAAACTCGGTGCTCCCAATAATCCTGAGCTGGCTATTGGAGCGATAACCGAAACCGCAGAGACGGTGCTCAATGACGAGTTGATCTGTTATCTTAATGTCAGTTCAGCATATATTGAAAACGAAAAGACATCACAGAAGAATCTCATTGCACAGCGTAGCAGCCGCTACAGGGGGATATACCCCAAACAGCCGATTAAAGACAGGATCGTTGTTTTGACAGATGACGGAGTTGCCACCGGGGCGACAATGCGTGCGGCTATCTGGGCTGCAAAGGCAGAATCGCCCTCGAAGATTATTCTGGCAATTCCCGTAGCGCCGCCAGATACGGCCGCATCTCTCTCCAGGGAAGTTGACCGCACAATATGCATCTCTGCCCCGTCAAACTTTGGAGCTGTTGGAATGTTTTACAGAGACTTCAACCAGGTTTCTGATGAAACAGTCATCAGAATACTTGAAAATACTGCCAAGCGCTGA
- a CDS encoding riboflavin synthase, with the protein MFTGIIQTLGTVKRLTALASGKLLVVDAPDIAADVKHGDSVAVNGVCLTASKIAGSQISFDVSPESLEKSTTGLRKAGESVNLEPAMAASGRFGGHIVQGHVDGQGRLRRAVQSGDFWDLTFDVPADISREIIHKGSIAVDGISLTVAKKDAAGFSVAVIPETWKNTNLSKLKPSDPVNIETDIVVKVITARVDNYIKSGGSLSIEKLRDLGF; encoded by the coding sequence ATGTTTACTGGAATAATTCAAACGCTTGGAACTGTTAAACGGCTGACGGCGCTGGCGAGCGGGAAGCTGCTGGTTGTTGATGCGCCTGATATCGCCGCGGATGTCAAACACGGCGACAGCGTGGCGGTTAACGGCGTATGCCTGACCGCGTCAAAGATCGCCGGCTCACAGATCAGCTTTGATGTGAGCCCGGAATCACTGGAAAAAAGCACAACCGGACTGCGCAAGGCCGGAGAGAGTGTAAACCTCGAACCGGCGATGGCAGCGTCTGGACGTTTCGGAGGGCATATCGTGCAGGGACACGTTGACGGACAGGGACGCCTCCGCCGGGCAGTGCAGAGCGGCGATTTCTGGGATTTAACCTTTGATGTGCCGGCAGATATCTCCCGCGAGATAATCCACAAAGGCTCAATCGCCGTTGACGGGATCAGCCTTACAGTAGCCAAAAAAGACGCCGCGGGCTTTTCAGTCGCGGTCATTCCCGAAACGTGGAAAAACACAAACCTCTCAAAACTCAAACCCTCCGATCCGGTCAACATAGAGACCGACATCGTGGTAAAGGTCATAACCGCACGCGTTGATAACTACATAAAATCCGGCGGCTCCCTCTCAATCGAAAAACTTCGCGACCTGGGTTTTTAG
- the guaA gene encoding glutamine-hydrolyzing GMP synthase, with protein sequence MNQHRETIAILDFGSQYGQLIARRVRENNVYSKIYRPDIEIERLAEDGVAGIILSGGPASVYADNAPKTDPRIFELGVPVLGICYGMQLATSMLGAHIKPAKSREYGRAKITVKDSSDLFNAVNEETTVWMSHGDQIDAVPAGFDILASTESCPYAAVRNSKMKFYGVQFHPEVTHTPEGMEILRNFLYNICGCEGSWKMQDFAEEAIEAVRQKVGDDTVICGLSGGVDSAVVAALLHKAIGDQLVCIFVDNGLLRNHEREGVETMFRGHFKINLHVVDWSKQFLAKLKGVVDPQKKRKIIGGEFIEAFKSEACKIQNAKFLAQGTLYPDVIESGSKDGNLAANIKLHHNVGGLPEQLGFDLVEPLRDLFKDEVRKLGEILGLPEDMVWRHPFPGPGLAVRVLGEVTEEKLRVVRDADEILINEIKAAGLYRKVSQTLAVLVPVETVGVMGDERTYENVIAVRSVDTTDFMTADFSRIPYETLSLISSRIINEVRGVNRVVYDISSKPPSTIEWE encoded by the coding sequence ATGAACCAACACAGAGAAACCATAGCAATACTTGATTTTGGAAGCCAGTACGGCCAGCTTATAGCCCGAAGAGTCAGGGAAAACAATGTATATTCAAAGATTTACCGCCCTGATATCGAGATAGAGCGGCTTGCCGAGGACGGCGTCGCGGGCATTATCCTCTCCGGCGGCCCTGCCAGCGTGTATGCGGATAACGCCCCGAAAACTGACCCGCGTATTTTCGAGCTTGGTGTGCCGGTTCTGGGGATATGCTACGGAATGCAGCTCGCCACCTCCATGCTCGGCGCGCATATCAAGCCGGCAAAAAGCCGCGAATACGGCAGGGCAAAAATCACCGTAAAGGATTCAAGTGACCTGTTTAACGCCGTCAACGAAGAAACTACCGTCTGGATGAGCCACGGCGACCAGATTGACGCGGTGCCGGCGGGCTTTGACATTCTCGCCTCAACAGAGAGCTGCCCTTATGCCGCTGTGCGGAACAGCAAGATGAAGTTCTACGGCGTTCAGTTCCACCCAGAGGTAACCCACACGCCGGAAGGCATGGAGATTCTGCGAAACTTCCTGTATAACATCTGCGGCTGCGAAGGCTCCTGGAAGATGCAGGACTTCGCCGAGGAAGCCATTGAAGCCGTCCGGCAAAAGGTTGGCGATGACACCGTTATCTGCGGACTCAGCGGCGGCGTTGACTCGGCGGTTGTCGCGGCGCTTCTGCATAAGGCAATCGGCGATCAGCTTGTGTGTATCTTCGTTGATAACGGGCTTTTACGTAACCATGAACGGGAAGGCGTGGAAACAATGTTCCGTGGCCACTTCAAGATAAACCTCCATGTCGTGGACTGGTCAAAACAGTTCCTGGCAAAGCTCAAGGGTGTTGTTGACCCGCAGAAAAAACGCAAGATTATCGGCGGCGAGTTCATAGAGGCATTCAAGTCAGAGGCCTGCAAAATCCAAAACGCCAAATTCCTGGCGCAAGGCACGCTCTACCCTGATGTTATCGAATCCGGCTCAAAAGACGGCAACCTCGCGGCGAACATTAAACTGCACCACAACGTCGGCGGCCTGCCCGAACAGCTCGGTTTTGACCTGGTTGAGCCGCTGCGTGACCTGTTCAAGGACGAAGTCCGCAAGCTCGGCGAAATACTCGGCCTGCCCGAAGACATGGTGTGGCGGCACCCTTTCCCCGGGCCGGGCCTGGCGGTTCGTGTACTTGGCGAAGTAACCGAAGAAAAGCTCCGCGTTGTGCGTGATGCTGATGAGATACTTATAAATGAAATCAAGGCCGCCGGACTGTACCGCAAAGTCAGCCAGACACTTGCGGTGCTCGTGCCGGTTGAGACGGTCGGGGTTATGGGCGATGAACGCACATACGAGAACGTCATAGCGGTTCGCTCGGTCGATACTACCGATTTTATGACCGCTGATTTCTCACGGATTCCATACGAGACATTGAGCCTGATTTCAAGCAGAATTATAAACGAGGTACGCGGCGTAAACAGGGTTGTCTATGACATCTCCAGTAAACCGCCGTCAACCATTGAATGGGAATAA
- a CDS encoding radical SAM protein, translating into MNTEQKLSVLADSGKYDLACSCKYDYEPGRVRGDAGKWIYPSALPGGRKMHLLKTLLSNECVNDCTYCPFNCVSNTQRCTLEPEELAAMFSRLKSARMVDGLFASSGVCGSTEKTMAKIIAVAEILRKKQHFRGFIHLKIVPGASDEAVRQAVMLASRVSVNIEAPSPERLAKLSRRKDFHNDIIRTMKKINEYKQLKKGSKGQTTQFVVGAAGESDREIVIATHRLYNGYDMERVYYSAFQNTASDEPAGDEGFVREHRLYQVDYLLRKYKFDKNDILFDSDGRLDLNRDPKQVWADSHPEFFPVNINRAGRYELLRVPGIGPVGASRIISRRRNGRITDASELAAMRVRHRLAGSYIVF; encoded by the coding sequence ATGAATACCGAACAAAAACTTTCTGTTCTTGCTGATTCGGGAAAGTACGATCTTGCCTGCTCGTGTAAGTACGATTACGAGCCGGGGCGGGTCAGGGGAGACGCCGGCAAATGGATTTATCCCTCTGCACTTCCGGGCGGCAGAAAAATGCACCTTCTCAAAACGCTATTGAGTAATGAGTGCGTCAACGACTGCACCTACTGCCCGTTTAACTGTGTTTCTAATACCCAAAGGTGCACTCTTGAGCCGGAGGAGCTGGCGGCAATGTTTTCGCGGCTAAAATCCGCCCGGATGGTGGATGGTCTTTTCGCATCTTCCGGTGTTTGCGGCTCAACAGAGAAGACAATGGCAAAGATAATCGCTGTTGCGGAGATTCTCAGAAAGAAGCAGCATTTCAGGGGTTTTATTCACCTCAAGATTGTCCCTGGTGCAAGCGACGAGGCAGTGCGCCAGGCGGTTATGCTGGCGTCCCGGGTATCTGTAAACATTGAGGCTCCGAGCCCGGAAAGGCTGGCTAAGCTCAGCCGCAGAAAGGATTTCCACAACGACATAATACGAACAATGAAGAAGATAAACGAATACAAACAGCTCAAAAAAGGCTCAAAGGGACAGACCACACAATTTGTGGTAGGAGCCGCCGGCGAGAGCGACAGGGAGATAGTCATCGCAACCCACCGATTATACAATGGTTATGATATGGAACGTGTTTATTATTCCGCGTTCCAGAACACCGCTTCCGATGAGCCCGCCGGAGATGAAGGGTTTGTCCGCGAGCACAGGCTCTATCAGGTCGATTATCTGCTTAGAAAATATAAGTTTGACAAAAATGATATCCTCTTTGACAGCGATGGCAGGCTGGATTTAAACCGGGATCCCAAACAGGTCTGGGCAGATTCTCATCCTGAATTTTTCCCCGTAAATATAAACAGAGCAGGTCGTTATGAGCTGTTGAGAGTTCCCGGAATCGGCCCTGTTGGAGCCTCGAGAATTATAAGCAGGAGGCGAAACGGCAGGATAACCGATGCGTCTGAGCTTGCGGCTATGCGTGTAAGGCACCGATTAGCCGGTTCTTACATAGTTTTTTAA
- a CDS encoding PEP-CTERM sorting domain-containing protein, translating into MKNMMITTLFLLAVAAACGSTVKFTEDNQTLIRTPGSLVTLTVESTEELTTLSVIATMDTGSDTFAGGTGKADAATYGWTADLSKNPVLSNGDQTIELELAYFPLVPTDSYPPLDGTVGYVAFTYNGGNVQISLSNGSQLTLDKNSQTVGAIASTVTVVPEPATVLVFGIGGLIMRSCLRNSSSNKRKD; encoded by the coding sequence ATGAAGAATATGATGATTACGACACTATTTCTGCTCGCAGTGGCCGCTGCGTGCGGTTCAACCGTTAAATTTACTGAGGATAACCAGACACTTATAAGAACCCCCGGTTCGCTTGTTACCTTAACTGTTGAGAGTACTGAAGAGCTCACAACACTAAGTGTAATAGCGACTATGGATACCGGAAGCGATACGTTTGCCGGCGGTACCGGCAAAGCCGACGCCGCGACATACGGCTGGACTGCTGATTTGAGCAAAAACCCCGTATTGTCAAATGGTGATCAGACGATTGAATTGGAACTGGCATATTTTCCGCTCGTTCCAACCGATTCATATCCTCCTCTTGACGGGACTGTAGGTTATGTTGCTTTCACCTATAACGGCGGCAATGTTCAGATTAGTCTTTCGAATGGAAGTCAACTTACTCTGGACAAAAACAGCCAGACGGTAGGCGCCATAGCAAGTACAGTTACAGTAGTTCCAGAGCCGGCAACAGTGCTGGTATTTGGAATCGGCGGGCTGATTATGAGAAGCTGTCTGAGAAACTCCTCATCAAATAAGAGAAAAGATTAA